A genomic window from Variovorax paradoxus includes:
- a CDS encoding NAD(P)/FAD-dependent oxidoreductase, with amino-acid sequence MSVRALPPSLWADTAPPAPPTPPLTESRKADVLIVGGGFTGLSAALHLAEAGVQACVLEAHEPGWGASGRNGGQVNPSLKHDPDELVQLYGQARAEPLIDAVSRSADLVFDLIARHRIDCQPVRKGWIQAAYAQKDVAALHARAEQWAKRGVTTLQLDRAAVSARLGTEAFAGGWLDGRTGSIQPLAYTRGLVRAAQAAGASVHGGTEVTALERRGTHWHASTSTGASVTAEQVVIATNGYTGALWPKLSSTVLAANSFIVATEPLKGPAADAILPGGETASTSQRLLLYFRKDAQGRLLMGGRGHFADPAGPADFAHLERSLELLFPQLGPLRYEYRWAGRIAVTRDFMPHVHTPAPGVTVALGYNGRGIALATSMGKHVAARLVDAGADFPYPVTPIAPIPLHGLQRFYVAGGVAWYSLLDRLA; translated from the coding sequence ATGAGTGTTCGCGCGTTGCCTCCTTCGCTCTGGGCCGACACCGCACCACCCGCTCCGCCAACGCCGCCGCTGACCGAATCGCGCAAGGCCGACGTGCTGATCGTCGGCGGCGGCTTCACCGGCCTCTCGGCTGCGCTGCATCTGGCCGAGGCCGGCGTGCAGGCCTGCGTGCTTGAAGCGCACGAACCCGGCTGGGGCGCGTCGGGGCGCAACGGCGGGCAGGTGAATCCTTCGCTCAAGCACGACCCCGATGAGCTGGTCCAGCTCTATGGCCAAGCGCGTGCAGAGCCCTTGATCGATGCGGTCTCGCGCTCGGCCGACCTGGTGTTCGACCTGATCGCCCGCCACCGCATCGACTGCCAGCCGGTGCGCAAAGGCTGGATCCAGGCCGCCTACGCACAGAAGGACGTGGCCGCGCTGCATGCGCGCGCCGAGCAGTGGGCGAAGCGCGGCGTGACGACGCTGCAACTCGACCGCGCCGCCGTCAGCGCGCGGCTCGGCACCGAAGCCTTTGCCGGCGGCTGGCTCGACGGCCGCACCGGCAGCATCCAGCCACTGGCCTACACGCGCGGGCTGGTGCGTGCCGCGCAGGCCGCAGGTGCTTCCGTGCACGGCGGCACCGAAGTCACGGCGCTGGAGCGCCGCGGCACGCACTGGCATGCGAGCACATCGACCGGTGCAAGCGTCACCGCCGAGCAGGTCGTCATCGCGACCAACGGCTACACCGGCGCGCTGTGGCCGAAGCTGTCGAGCACCGTGCTGGCCGCCAACAGCTTCATCGTCGCGACCGAACCGCTCAAGGGCCCCGCGGCCGACGCCATCCTGCCGGGCGGCGAAACCGCATCGACCTCGCAGCGCCTGCTGCTCTACTTCCGCAAGGACGCGCAGGGCCGCCTGCTGATGGGCGGGCGCGGCCACTTCGCCGACCCGGCCGGGCCCGCGGATTTCGCGCACCTCGAACGTTCGCTCGAACTGCTGTTTCCCCAACTGGGGCCGCTGCGCTACGAGTACCGCTGGGCCGGCCGCATCGCGGTCACGCGCGACTTCATGCCGCACGTGCACACGCCGGCGCCGGGCGTGACGGTGGCACTGGGCTACAACGGGCGTGGCATCGCGCTGGCCACCAGCATGGGCAAGCACGTGGCGGCGCGGCTGGTCGATGCGGGCGCGGATTTTCCATACCCGGTGACGCCGATCGCACCGATCCCGCTGCATGGATTGCAGCGCTTCTACGTGGCCGGCGGCGTGGCCTGGTACAGCCTGCTCGACCGGCTGGCCTGA